From one Agathobaculum sp. NTUH-O15-33 genomic stretch:
- a CDS encoding sugar ABC transporter substrate-binding protein, whose translation MKKRLFASLLTAAMLVGTLTACGSEPAPAASSDPDAQSGAEPAENTPSAEGKVKIGFSLKTVNNPFVVSVKNGAAKAAEEFGAEIIITDAQLDSQKQMTDVESFMQQKVDAILIDALDSTALLPTVQDANDQGFKILTEDSRITGAEDIVLSHVGIDNEKSGERIAQYLVDEMKKQGKKNIIIFEGLPGAEATTQRAKGFHTVLDNNSDVNILFAKNVGDKREEGLQNMDDMLQKFDNIDAVICCNDELALGAISSIEGAGREGILVTGFDGNSDGLQAVKDGRMLATIDHAPYTMGYIAVETCIKAAKGESVDKATVFDVELVDSSNVDEIIAKHANE comes from the coding sequence ATGAAAAAGAGATTATTTGCATCGCTGCTGACGGCCGCCATGTTGGTTGGCACCCTGACCGCGTGCGGCTCCGAACCCGCGCCCGCCGCGTCGTCCGATCCGGATGCGCAGTCCGGCGCGGAGCCCGCGGAAAACACCCCCTCGGCGGAAGGGAAGGTAAAAATCGGTTTTTCTCTCAAGACGGTCAACAACCCCTTCGTCGTATCGGTGAAAAACGGCGCGGCCAAGGCCGCCGAGGAGTTTGGCGCGGAGATCATCATTACCGACGCGCAGCTGGATTCGCAAAAGCAGATGACCGATGTGGAATCCTTTATGCAGCAGAAGGTGGATGCGATCCTGATCGATGCGCTCGACTCGACCGCGCTGCTGCCCACCGTGCAGGATGCGAACGATCAGGGCTTTAAAATCCTCACCGAGGATTCCCGCATTACGGGCGCGGAGGATATCGTCCTATCCCACGTGGGCATCGATAACGAAAAAAGCGGCGAACGCATTGCCCAGTATCTGGTAGACGAGATGAAAAAGCAGGGCAAGAAAAATATCATTATATTTGAGGGCCTGCCCGGCGCGGAAGCGACGACACAGCGCGCCAAGGGCTTCCATACCGTACTCGATAACAACAGCGATGTTAATATCCTATTCGCCAAAAACGTCGGCGACAAGCGCGAGGAAGGCCTGCAAAACATGGACGACATGCTGCAGAAGTTCGATAATATCGACGCGGTGATCTGCTGCAACGACGAGCTGGCTTTGGGCGCGATCTCCTCGATCGAGGGCGCGGGCCGCGAAGGCATTCTGGTGACCGGTTTTGACGGCAATTCGGACGGCTTGCAGGCGGTCAAGGACGGCCGCATGCTCGCCACGATCGACCACGCGCCCTATACCATGGGCTATATCGCGGTGGAGACCTGCATCAAGGCCGCGAAGGGCGAAAGCGTGGATAAGGCCACGGTGTTCGATGTGGAGCTGGTCGATTCCTCCAATGTGGACGAAATCATCGCCAAGCACGCGAACGAGTAG
- a CDS encoding NADH-quinone oxidoreductase subunit 5 family protein, translating into MDKLGILMILIIGLVGSAITVYALGYMKDFQHHDKSLMDKRPVFFFVLYLFLAAMFGLVLSNNLMMMYFCWEITSFSSFLLIGYTGTKEAQKNSFCALSLNLLGGLAFAVAIVWLGLTQQLIGLRQIVGLTQSGIDVVVPTALLVFAGLTKAAQMPFSKWLLGAMVAPTPTSALLHSSTMVKAGVFLIIKLSPALGDSPAGLLAMMTGGVTFLFASFAAISQSNGKKVLAYSTISNLGLIVCCAGIGTFEAAWTAIMLVIFHAVAKSLMFLSVGTAEHHVGSRDIEDFDGLFGEMPQACGLYVHRHLRHVPRALRHADFQMGGHEGVYRFGPRDADADPRVRLLRHLLFLDQVAGQGDGHRRGQAQHRKNRT; encoded by the coding sequence ATCGACAAGCTCGGCATTCTGATGATATTGATCATCGGTCTGGTCGGAAGCGCGATCACGGTGTACGCGCTCGGCTACATGAAGGATTTTCAGCACCACGACAAATCGCTGATGGATAAACGGCCGGTGTTTTTCTTTGTGCTGTATCTGTTTTTGGCGGCGATGTTCGGGCTGGTCCTGTCCAACAACCTGATGATGATGTATTTCTGCTGGGAGATCACGAGCTTTTCCTCCTTCCTGCTGATCGGTTATACCGGCACGAAAGAAGCGCAGAAAAATTCGTTTTGCGCGCTGTCGCTCAATCTGCTCGGCGGCCTCGCGTTCGCGGTGGCCATTGTCTGGCTGGGGCTGACCCAGCAGCTGATCGGCCTGAGACAGATCGTCGGGCTGACGCAAAGCGGCATCGACGTCGTCGTGCCGACCGCGCTTTTGGTGTTCGCGGGCCTGACCAAGGCGGCGCAGATGCCGTTTTCCAAATGGCTGCTCGGCGCGATGGTCGCGCCCACGCCGACCTCGGCGCTTTTGCATTCCTCCACCATGGTCAAGGCGGGCGTGTTCCTCATCATCAAGCTGTCGCCCGCGCTGGGCGACAGCCCCGCCGGTCTGCTCGCCATGATGACGGGCGGCGTCACCTTCCTGTTCGCATCCTTTGCCGCGATTTCGCAATCGAACGGCAAAAAGGTGCTGGCGTATTCGACGATCTCCAATCTGGGGCTGATCGTCTGCTGCGCGGGCATCGGCACGTTTGAAGCGGCGTGGACGGCGATCATGCTGGTCATTTTCCACGCGGTCGCCAAGAGCTTGATGTTTCTTTCCGTCGGCACGGCGGAGCACCACGTCGGCAGCCGCGATATCGAGGATTTCGACGGCCTGTTCGGCGAAATGCCGCAAGCTTGCGGTCTGTATGTCCATCGGCATCTGCGGCATGTTCCTCGCGCCCTTCGGCATGCTGATTTCCAAATGGGCGGCCATGAAGGCGTTTATCGATTCGGGCCACGCGATGCTGATGCTGATCCTCGTGTTCGGCTCCTCCGCCACCTTCTTTTTCTGGACCAAGTGGCTGGGCAAGGTGACGGCCATCGTCGCGGGCAAGCGCAGCATCGAAAGAACCGTACATAA
- a CDS encoding sugar ABC transporter ATP-binding protein produces MDQDIILEMKHITKVYPGVTALNDVSIDLRRGEVLALLGENGAGKSTLMKVLSGIVQPTAGEIVIAGKKAEMKSITDARRLGVSIIHQELNLIGEMDAAQNIFLGREPKRFGNVIDKKKLYLDTQQIMDSLGLHLDIRTPVKKLSVARRQMIEIGKALSFGANIIIMDEPTAPLTTVEINELFRIIRGLKAEGRSVIYISHRLEEIPAICDRASILRDGCYIGTDDVARLDRDTMITMMAGRVLNDLFPKTKVEIGETLFEVKNLNTDMLHDISFTVRRGEILALTGLVGAGRTETVRAIFGVDPRDAGEIYIGGKPVGIKKPADAIRHGIAFLTEDRKEQGFVPLMSVKENITLPGLRPLQRGGVIRGAKELGIVDKYVNDLRIKTPSIHQKVKFLSGGNQQKVVLAKWLNLDADVIILDEPTRGIDVGAKSEIYAIMGEIAKKGKAIIMISSEMEEVMAVSDRAVILCEGRITGTLDRKDFAQETIMSYAMGGVS; encoded by the coding sequence ATGGATCAGGATATTATTCTGGAAATGAAGCACATCACCAAGGTTTATCCGGGCGTTACCGCGCTGAACGATGTCAGCATCGACCTGCGGCGCGGCGAGGTGCTCGCCCTGCTCGGCGAGAACGGCGCGGGTAAATCGACGCTGATGAAGGTGCTCAGCGGCATTGTGCAGCCAACCGCGGGGGAAATCGTCATAGCCGGTAAAAAGGCTGAAATGAAAAGCATAACGGACGCCCGCCGTCTGGGCGTCAGCATCATCCATCAGGAGCTCAACCTGATCGGTGAAATGGACGCCGCGCAAAATATCTTTCTAGGCCGCGAACCCAAACGATTCGGCAATGTGATCGATAAGAAAAAGCTTTATCTGGATACGCAACAAATCATGGACAGCTTGGGTCTGCATCTGGATATCCGCACGCCGGTAAAAAAACTGAGCGTTGCCCGCCGGCAGATGATAGAGATCGGCAAAGCGCTCTCCTTTGGCGCAAACATCATCATCATGGACGAGCCGACGGCCCCGCTGACCACTGTGGAAATAAATGAGCTGTTCCGCATCATTCGCGGCCTGAAGGCGGAGGGACGGTCGGTTATCTACATATCCCACCGCTTGGAGGAGATTCCCGCGATCTGCGACCGCGCGAGCATTCTCAGGGACGGCTGCTATATCGGTACGGACGATGTGGCGAGGCTCGACCGCGATACGATGATCACGATGATGGCGGGCCGCGTGCTGAACGATCTGTTCCCGAAAACGAAAGTGGAGATCGGCGAGACGTTGTTCGAGGTGAAAAACCTGAACACGGACATGCTGCACGATATTTCATTTACCGTTCGCCGGGGCGAAATACTGGCGCTGACCGGACTGGTCGGCGCGGGCCGTACCGAGACCGTGCGCGCGATCTTCGGGGTCGACCCGCGCGACGCGGGGGAGATTTATATCGGCGGCAAGCCGGTCGGCATCAAAAAACCGGCGGATGCGATTCGCCACGGCATCGCCTTTTTAACCGAGGACCGCAAGGAGCAGGGGTTTGTTCCGTTGATGTCGGTTAAGGAGAACATCACGCTGCCGGGCCTGCGCCCGCTCCAGCGGGGCGGGGTGATCCGTGGGGCGAAGGAGCTGGGCATCGTGGACAAATACGTGAACGATCTGCGGATCAAAACGCCCTCCATCCATCAAAAAGTAAAATTCCTTTCCGGCGGCAATCAGCAAAAGGTCGTGCTTGCCAAGTGGCTGAATCTGGACGCGGACGTGATCATTCTGGACGAACCGACGCGCGGTATCGACGTGGGCGCCAAGTCGGAAATCTACGCCATCATGGGCGAGATCGCGAAAAAAGGCAAGGCCATCATCATGATCTCCTCCGAAATGGAAGAGGTAATGGCGGTGAGCGACCGCGCGGTGATCCTATGCGAGGGGCGGATCACGGGCACGCTCGACCGCAAGGATTTCGCGCAGGAGACCATTATGAGCTATGCAATGGGAGGGGTATCATGA
- a CDS encoding hydrogenase large subunit translates to MGKRTVIPFGPQHPVLPEPIHLDLELEDEKVVRAIPSIGYIHRGLEKLVEKREFTEYVYVAERICGICSFGHGWGYCKAVEGMMGVDVPRRGKYLRTIWHELSRIHSHLLWLGLLADGMGFESLFMHAWRLREQILDIFEQTTGGRIIFSVCKIGGVRRDIENSELNGIAQRLHDMEAEVRRITDVFLEDPTVNGRLRGVGLLSREDAAELCCVGPVARASGISMDLRAVEHDGAYHELAFKPCLATEGDCYARCDVRIREIFSSMRIIREAIDKMPEGDIAVPVKGNPQGEFFARLEQPRGEALYYAKGNGSKFLDRVRVRTPTNINIPALVKTLENCDFADVPMLILTIDPCISCTER, encoded by the coding sequence ATGGGTAAGCGCACCGTCATTCCGTTCGGGCCGCAGCATCCGGTGCTGCCCGAACCGATCCATCTGGATTTGGAGCTGGAGGATGAAAAGGTCGTTCGCGCCATCCCGTCCATCGGCTACATCCATCGCGGTTTGGAAAAGCTGGTGGAAAAGCGCGAGTTCACCGAATATGTCTACGTGGCCGAGCGCATTTGCGGCATCTGCTCGTTTGGGCACGGCTGGGGCTACTGCAAGGCCGTGGAAGGCATGATGGGCGTGGATGTGCCGCGCCGCGGCAAATACCTGCGCACCATTTGGCACGAGCTTTCCCGTATCCACAGCCATCTGCTGTGGCTGGGCCTGCTGGCGGACGGCATGGGCTTTGAAAGCCTGTTTATGCACGCTTGGCGCTTGCGCGAGCAGATCCTCGATATTTTTGAACAGACGACCGGCGGCCGCATCATCTTTTCCGTCTGCAAAATAGGCGGCGTGCGCCGCGATATTGAAAACAGCGAGCTAAACGGTATCGCGCAGCGCCTGCACGATATGGAGGCCGAGGTGCGCCGCATTACCGACGTGTTTTTGGAGGACCCGACCGTGAACGGCCGTTTGCGCGGCGTGGGGTTACTCAGCCGCGAGGACGCGGCGGAGCTGTGCTGCGTCGGCCCGGTGGCCCGCGCCAGCGGCATTTCGATGGATTTGCGCGCGGTCGAGCACGACGGCGCGTACCACGAGCTGGCCTTCAAGCCCTGTCTCGCCACGGAGGGCGATTGCTACGCCCGCTGCGACGTGCGTATCCGCGAGATATTTTCGTCCATGCGCATCATCCGCGAGGCGATCGATAAAATGCCGGAGGGCGATATCGCCGTGCCGGTAAAGGGCAACCCGCAGGGCGAGTTCTTTGCCCGGCTGGAGCAGCCGCGCGGCGAAGCGCTGTATTACGCCAAGGGCAACGGCTCCAAGTTCCTTGACCGCGTGCGCGTGCGCACGCCCACCAACATCAATATTCCCGCGCTGGTTAAAACGCTGGAAAACTGCGACTTTGCCGACGTGCCGATGCTGATCCTGACGATCGACCCATGCATCAGCTGTACGGAACGCTAA
- a CDS encoding ABC transporter permease has product MKQNTAGAEKKSALKRLFEIREFGVICALIIMVLLLSVFAESFFSASNFLTILRTVSTNGIIAVGVTFVILTGGIDLSVGSGLALCGAFAAATFNGTGSSVLAAVVALVTGLILGLFNGVLIAFFDVPPFIQTLVTMTAARGIVYIFCDGTPIPEVGAFIGGIGRGRVLGIPNPVILTVIVFAVGWFLLNKTTLGRYVYAIGGNEECTKLSGVNVRRYKMMPYIISGVTSALACLILIGRLNSAQPSMGDKFEMDAIAAVVVGGTSLSGGSGTMVGTLVGALIIGVLMNGMNMLGVDSYAQYIVKGAVILFAVLLETRKNKNSK; this is encoded by the coding sequence ATGAAACAGAACACCGCGGGCGCGGAGAAAAAGAGCGCCCTGAAAAGGCTTTTTGAAATACGCGAGTTCGGCGTGATCTGCGCCCTGATCATCATGGTGCTGCTGCTTTCGGTCTTTGCGGAATCGTTCTTTTCCGCCTCCAACTTTCTGACCATTTTGCGTACGGTATCCACCAACGGCATCATCGCGGTGGGCGTTACCTTTGTGATTCTGACCGGCGGCATCGATCTTTCGGTCGGTTCCGGTCTGGCGCTGTGCGGCGCTTTCGCGGCCGCTACGTTCAACGGCACGGGTTCTTCCGTTCTGGCCGCCGTGGTCGCGCTGGTCACCGGCCTGATCCTTGGCCTGTTCAACGGCGTGCTGATCGCGTTTTTCGATGTGCCGCCCTTTATTCAAACGCTTGTCACCATGACCGCGGCGCGCGGCATCGTATACATCTTCTGCGATGGCACGCCGATTCCGGAGGTGGGCGCTTTTATCGGCGGGATCGGCCGGGGCCGCGTGCTCGGCATTCCAAACCCGGTCATTCTGACGGTGATCGTCTTTGCGGTCGGCTGGTTCCTTCTGAACAAGACCACGCTCGGCCGCTATGTCTATGCGATCGGCGGCAACGAGGAATGCACCAAGCTTTCCGGCGTTAATGTGCGGCGGTATAAGATGATGCCCTATATCATCAGCGGCGTCACTTCCGCGTTGGCCTGCCTGATCTTGATCGGCCGCCTGAACTCGGCGCAGCCCTCCATGGGCGATAAGTTTGAAATGGATGCGATCGCGGCCGTCGTGGTCGGCGGCACCTCGCTATCGGGCGGTTCCGGCACCATGGTCGGCACGCTGGTGGGCGCGCTTATCATCGGCGTTTTGATGAACGGCATGAACATGCTCGGCGTCGATTCGTACGCGCAGTATATCGTAAAGGGCGCGGTGATCCTGTTCGCCGTATTGCTGGAGACCCGCAAGAACAAAAACAGCAAGTAA
- a CDS encoding LacI family DNA-binding transcriptional regulator, with product MTVKEIARLAGVSPSTVSIVLNGKAGVGSEKRERITALLLENGFTIRDADGAGSQPKGTVKFIRYRATGNFVERNDDFITQVMEGVDAALRRCKYTMSVVNVDDSDFETVLGGLRYENIVGVIFLGTEFDAERYGVLADLEFPVVAVDNCFRNYPINSVDMANIEGARLALRHLYDKGHRRIGYLKGSIRTGSLKERCAGVYQAMHTLGLKMREEDVVRIEPVVNGACEDVCRYLAGRPSLPTAFFADNDVMATGALRAFQRCGLRVPADVSLVGFDDSLIGSVIEPALTTIHIFKREMGEIAAKRLIDMMETGDRCIAKTSVGVTLVERDTVAAPRDGEIVW from the coding sequence ATGACAGTAAAGGAAATTGCCCGGCTTGCAGGCGTTTCCCCTTCGACCGTATCGATCGTCCTAAACGGAAAAGCGGGTGTTGGCTCGGAAAAGCGCGAACGGATCACGGCGCTGCTTCTGGAAAACGGCTTTACCATACGCGACGCGGACGGGGCGGGGAGCCAGCCAAAGGGCACGGTGAAGTTTATCCGCTACCGCGCGACCGGCAACTTTGTCGAGCGCAACGATGATTTTATCACACAGGTGATGGAGGGCGTGGACGCCGCGCTGCGCCGCTGCAAATATACGATGAGCGTGGTCAATGTGGACGACAGCGATTTCGAGACCGTGCTGGGCGGCCTGCGATATGAAAATATCGTGGGCGTGATCTTTCTCGGCACTGAGTTTGACGCGGAACGGTACGGCGTGCTGGCCGATCTGGAGTTTCCGGTCGTCGCGGTGGACAACTGCTTCCGCAATTATCCGATCAACTCCGTGGATATGGCGAATATCGAAGGGGCGCGTCTCGCGCTGCGTCATTTATATGACAAGGGACACCGGCGGATCGGCTATTTAAAGGGCTCCATTCGCACGGGCAGCTTAAAAGAGCGGTGCGCGGGCGTTTATCAAGCCATGCATACGCTGGGGCTGAAAATGCGGGAGGAGGACGTCGTCCGCATCGAGCCCGTGGTAAACGGCGCGTGCGAGGATGTGTGCCGCTACCTTGCGGGGCGGCCGAGCCTGCCAACCGCGTTTTTCGCGGATAACGATGTGATGGCGACGGGCGCGCTGCGCGCGTTCCAGCGGTGCGGGCTGCGCGTGCCGGCGGATGTGTCGCTGGTCGGTTTTGACGACTCGCTGATCGGCTCGGTGATTGAACCGGCGCTGACGACGATCCATATTTTCAAACGCGAAATGGGCGAGATCGCGGCCAAGCGGCTGATCGACATGATGGAAACAGGGGACCGCTGCATCGCGAAAACCAGCGTCGGCGTCACGCTGGTCGAGCGGGACACGGTCGCCGCGCCCCGGGACGGGGAGATCGTCTGGTAA
- the hypB gene encoding hydrogenase nickel incorporation protein HypB, with the protein MHMVKKDVMTDIHAENDHIAAHVNGYLSDKGVFTVNLMGAPGAGKTTTLENLIRRLAVKCYVVEGDIESDIDTERLRGQGVTASQINTFGACHLDAPLLHNAVHAMTFAEPGILFVENVGNLVCPAEFSIGEDIKLLQVSVADGSDKPYKYPLAFEKADAILLSKIDLTPYLNFDEEFFMKGVRHLNPNAPVFKVCGVTGEGYDAAAAWLIDRSGK; encoded by the coding sequence ATGCATATGGTAAAAAAGGACGTCATGACGGACATCCACGCGGAAAACGACCACATTGCCGCGCATGTAAACGGTTATTTGTCCGATAAGGGCGTCTTTACCGTCAACCTGATGGGCGCGCCCGGCGCGGGCAAGACGACCACGCTGGAAAACCTGATCCGCCGGTTAGCGGTCAAATGCTACGTGGTGGAGGGCGATATCGAATCCGATATCGATACCGAGCGCCTGCGCGGGCAGGGCGTGACCGCCAGTCAGATCAATACCTTCGGGGCCTGCCATCTGGACGCGCCGCTGCTGCACAACGCCGTGCACGCCATGACGTTCGCGGAGCCCGGCATCCTGTTCGTTGAAAACGTGGGCAACCTCGTGTGCCCGGCGGAGTTCTCCATCGGCGAGGATATCAAGCTGTTGCAGGTATCCGTCGCGGACGGCAGCGATAAGCCCTATAAGTATCCGCTTGCCTTTGAAAAGGCGGATGCGATCCTTTTGAGCAAGATCGATCTGACGCCCTATCTGAATTTTGATGAGGAATTTTTCATGAAGGGCGTGCGCCATTTGAACCCCAACGCGCCGGTGTTCAAGGTGTGCGGCGTCACGGGCGAGGGATACGACGCGGCCGCCGCATGGCTGATTGACCGGTCGGGCAAATGA
- a CDS encoding respiratory chain complex I subunit 1 family protein, whose protein sequence is MSELLPIILGGAGYLVLAPIIGGLLAGIDRKLSARMQRRKGPPLLQPFYDVFKLCSKQGISVNGVQDFYVAGFLLFVVISGIFFFTHGDILLVVFTLTLASVCLIVAAYSSNSPYSQLGAERELLQTMAYEPMLLMTAIGFYLAFGTFNLSEIISDERAAIVYLPGVFVGLCFILTIKFRKSPFDLSMSHHAHQELVKGIVTEFSGKTLAMVEVAHWYENIFLLGFVYLFFVWSARLSPLLGIAMCAVVFVLEILIDNCCARVKWQHALAATWGVSLVAGFVNLLVLMTIR, encoded by the coding sequence ATGTCTGAGCTATTGCCCATCATTCTGGGCGGCGCGGGCTATCTGGTGCTTGCGCCCATCATCGGCGGCTTGCTTGCCGGGATTGACCGTAAGCTGTCGGCCCGGATGCAGCGCCGTAAGGGCCCGCCGCTTTTGCAGCCCTTTTACGATGTTTTCAAGCTTTGCAGCAAGCAGGGCATTTCGGTCAACGGCGTGCAGGATTTTTACGTCGCGGGCTTTCTGTTGTTCGTTGTCATCAGCGGTATTTTCTTCTTTACCCATGGCGATATTCTGCTCGTCGTTTTCACGCTGACGCTCGCGAGCGTGTGCCTGATCGTGGCCGCGTATTCGTCCAACTCGCCGTACAGCCAGCTTGGCGCGGAACGCGAGCTGCTGCAAACCATGGCCTACGAGCCCATGCTTTTGATGACGGCGATCGGCTTTTACCTTGCCTTCGGCACGTTCAACCTGTCCGAGATCATCAGCGATGAGCGCGCGGCGATCGTCTACCTGCCGGGCGTGTTCGTCGGCCTTTGCTTCATCCTGACCATCAAGTTCCGCAAATCGCCGTTTGACCTTTCGATGTCGCACCACGCGCATCAGGAGCTGGTCAAGGGCATCGTGACCGAATTTTCCGGCAAAACGCTCGCCATGGTCGAGGTCGCGCACTGGTATGAAAATATCTTTTTGCTGGGCTTTGTCTACTTATTCTTTGTATGGTCGGCGCGGCTTTCGCCCCTTCTGGGCATTGCCATGTGCGCCGTGGTCTTTGTTTTGGAAATCTTGATTGACAACTGCTGCGCGCGCGTCAAATGGCAGCACGCGCTGGCCGCCACTTGGGGCGTTTCGCTCGTGGCCGGCTTTGTCAACCTGCTGGTATTGATGACGATTCGGTAA
- a CDS encoding NADH-quinone oxidoreductase subunit C, protein MKQQIIQIKAADLLDRVHSLHDEGCRLVQICCTRVPEGYELTYTFDRAYNMYHLRLTVGETTPVISITSLYWPAFIYENEMRDLFGVQIRHIADEVDYGGSFYRLAKKTPWRALPPQHKAPPKPAAKPAAPAPQAANTTEKPEGGEQHG, encoded by the coding sequence GTGAAACAGCAGATCATTCAAATCAAAGCGGCCGACTTGCTTGACCGCGTGCACAGCCTGCACGACGAGGGCTGTCGTCTGGTGCAGATTTGCTGCACCCGCGTGCCCGAGGGCTATGAACTGACCTATACCTTTGACCGGGCGTATAATATGTATCACCTGCGGCTGACCGTGGGCGAAACCACGCCCGTGATCAGCATCACCAGCCTGTACTGGCCCGCTTTCATCTACGAAAACGAAATGCGCGACCTGTTCGGCGTGCAGATCCGCCATATCGCGGATGAAGTGGACTACGGCGGAAGCTTTTACCGGCTGGCGAAAAAAACGCCGTGGCGCGCGCTGCCGCCGCAGCATAAGGCGCCGCCCAAGCCGGCGGCAAAGCCCGCCGCGCCCGCGCCGCAGGCGGCGAATACCACGGAGAAACCGGAAGGGGGCGAGCAGCATGGGTAA
- a CDS encoding 4Fe-4S dicluster domain-containing protein, whose protein sequence is MAYLHFARTVLASLFQKPATTSYPVTPREYPDKTRGKVAIVIDDCIYCGMCMRKCPADAITVDRAQKTWTINPFSCVQCACCVDNCPKKCLHMEVQYTAPAPVKTEEVFHARVPDHSEDRSDRDG, encoded by the coding sequence ATGGCATATTTACATTTCGCCCGCACGGTATTGGCGAGCCTGTTTCAAAAGCCCGCGACCACGTCGTACCCGGTCACCCCGCGCGAGTATCCGGATAAAACGCGCGGCAAGGTCGCGATCGTAATAGACGATTGCATATACTGCGGCATGTGCATGCGCAAGTGCCCGGCGGACGCGATCACCGTCGACCGCGCGCAAAAAACGTGGACGATCAATCCCTTCTCCTGCGTTCAATGCGCCTGCTGTGTCGATAACTGTCCCAAAAAGTGCCTGCATATGGAGGTGCAGTATACCGCCCCCGCGCCCGTTAAAACCGAGGAGGTTTTCCATGCACGAGTACCCGATCACTCAGAGGATCGTTCAGATCGCGACGGCTGA
- a CDS encoding NADH-quinone oxidoreductase subunit B family protein — translation MSFMKKSPWIIHYDGSSCNGCDIEVLACLTPLYDIERFGIVNTGNPKHADVFLLTGSVNAQNLPVIRQIYSQMPEPKVVVAVGICANSGGIFRECYNILGGADKAVPVDVYVPGCAARPEAIIDGVVRALDILEEKRKALKEGREDELEDRDSLPLLPGEEEAP, via the coding sequence ATGTCTTTTATGAAAAAATCGCCGTGGATTATCCATTATGACGGCTCAAGCTGCAACGGCTGCGACATTGAGGTGCTCGCCTGCCTGACCCCGCTGTACGATATCGAGCGGTTCGGCATCGTCAACACCGGCAACCCCAAGCACGCGGATGTGTTTTTGCTCACCGGCTCGGTCAACGCGCAGAACCTGCCCGTGATCCGTCAAATCTATTCGCAGATGCCGGAGCCCAAGGTCGTGGTCGCGGTGGGTATCTGCGCCAACTCGGGCGGTATTTTCCGCGAATGCTATAACATCCTCGGCGGCGCGGATAAGGCCGTGCCCGTGGATGTGTACGTGCCCGGCTGCGCCGCCCGGCCCGAGGCCATTATCGACGGCGTGGTGCGCGCGCTGGATATTTTGGAAGAAAAACGAAAGGCCCTGAAGGAAGGCCGCGAGGACGAGCTGGAGGATCGCGACAGTCTGCCGCTCTTGCCGGGTGAGGAGGAAGCGCCGTGA
- a CDS encoding hydrogenase maturation nickel metallochaperone HypA/HybF: MHEYPITQRIVQIATAEADKAHGRVTGIDLVVGDDSGFIGESIQMYFDIISEDTPCAGAALHIERVRPKLKCGACGAYFERKPFSFACPACGGDGAPTGIGKEFYVKSVELEVDD; the protein is encoded by the coding sequence ATGCACGAGTACCCGATCACTCAGAGGATCGTTCAGATCGCGACGGCTGAGGCCGATAAAGCGCATGGCCGCGTGACCGGGATCGATCTGGTCGTGGGGGACGATTCCGGCTTTATCGGGGAATCGATCCAAATGTACTTCGATATCATTTCGGAAGATACGCCCTGCGCGGGCGCGGCGCTCCACATCGAGCGCGTGCGGCCCAAGCTGAAGTGCGGGGCCTGCGGCGCGTATTTCGAACGCAAGCCCTTTTCCTTTGCCTGTCCCGCCTGCGGGGGAGACGGCGCGCCGACCGGGATCGGCAAAGAATTTTACGTCAAAAGCGTCGAGCTGGAGGTAGATGACTGA